One window of Grus americana isolate bGruAme1 chromosome 18, bGruAme1.mat, whole genome shotgun sequence genomic DNA carries:
- the EXOC7 gene encoding exocyst complex component 7 isoform X4 yields the protein MIPTEEVSVRRREIEDKLKQEEETLSFIKESLEKSDQLTKNMVSILSSFESRLMKLENSIIPVHKQTENLQRLQENVEKTLSCLDHVISYYHVAKDTEKIIKEGPTGRLEEYLNCMDKIQKAVEYFQDNNPDSPELNRVKSLFERGKESLESEFRSLMTRHTKPVPPVLILDLISGEDEMETQEEMPLEHLPESVLHDIIRISGWLVENGRNQDFMTVYFQIRSVQLDRSIKGLKDHFRKNSSSTGVPYSPAIQNKRKDTPTKKPIKRPGTIRKAQNLLKQYSQHGLDGKKGASNLIPMEGRDDVFDIEIDAYIHCVSAFVKLAQSEYQLLTEIVPEHHQKKTFDSLIQESLDNLIMEGDNIVSAARKAIIRHDYSAVLTIFPILKHLKQMKPEFDQVLQGTAAGTKNKLPGLITSMETTGAKALEEFADNIKNDPDKEYNMPKDGTVHELTSNAILFLQQLLDFQETAGAMLASQETSSSASSYSSEFSRRLLSTYICKVLGNLQLNLLSKSKVYEDPALSAIFLHNNYNYILKSLEKSELIQLVAVTQKTAERSYRELIEQQIQTYQRSWLKVTDYILERNLPVFQPGVKLKDKERQMIKERFKGFNDGLEELCKIQKAWAIPDMEQRDKIRRAQKTIVRETYGAFLNRYSNVPFTKNPEKYIKYQVDQVGEMIEKLFDTSA from the exons ATGATCCCCACCGAGGAGGTGTCGGTCCGTAGGAGGGAGATCGAGGACAAGCTCAAGCAG GAAGAAGAAACTCTGTCCTTTATCAAAGAGAGTCTTGAAAAGAGTGACCAGCTTACAAAGAACATG GTTTCTATCCTCTCCTCCTTTGAAAGTCGCTTGATGAAGCTGGAGAACTCGATCATCCCTGTCCATAAACAGACAGAGAACCTGCAGCGCTTGCAGGAGAATGTGGAGAAGACCCTGTCCTGCTTGGATCATGTCATCAGTTACTACCATGTGGCTAAGGACACAGAGAAGATCATAAAGGAAGG cccCACTGGGAGGCTAGAGGAATACTTGAATTGCATGGACAAAATCCAGAAGGCGGTGGAATACTTCCAGGACAACAATCCAGACAGCCCAGAGCTGAACCGTGTG AAATCCCTCTTCGAGAGGGGCAAGGAGTCCCTGGAATCAGAGTTCCGCAGCTTGATGACACGACACACCAAGCCAGTCCCACCCGTCCTCATCCTGGACCTGATCAGCGGGGAAGATGAAATGGAGACGCAGGAGGAGATGCCTCTGGAGCACCTCCCGGAGAGTGTCCTGCACGATATCATCCGCATTTCTGGCTGGCTGGTGGAAAATGGCAGGAATCAAG ATTTCATGACCGTTTACTTCCAAATCCGATCTGTCCAGCTTGACCGCTCCATCAAGGGGCTGAAAGACCATTTCCGTAAGAACAGCTCTTCCACAGGGGTGCCGTATTCCCCTGCCATTCAGAACAAAAGGAAGGACACCCCCACCAAAAAGCCAATCAAGAGACCGG GCACGATCCGTAAGGCTCAGAACCTTCTGAAACAGTACTCTCAGCATGGTCTAGATGGGAAAAAGGGGGCCTCTAACCTCATTCCTATGGAAG GGAGGGATGACGTCTTCGACATCGAGATTGATGCATACATTCACTGCGTTAGTGCCTTTGTCAAACTGGCCCAGAGTGAATACCAGCTCCTGACAGAAATCGTCCCGGAGCACCACCAGAAGAAGACCTTTGATTCTCTCATCCAG GAGTCATTAGACAACTTGATCATGGAGGGGGATAACATTGTCTCAGCTGCCCGGAAAGCCATCATTCGACACGACTATTCAGCTGTGCTCACAATCTTCCCCATCCTTAAGCATCTCAAGCAGATGAAGCCAGAATTTGACCAGGTCTTGCAG GGAACTGCAGCAGGCACTAAGAACAAACTGCCAGGGCTGATCACTTCCATGGAGACCACTGGTGCGAAGGCACTTGAAGAGTTTGCAGACAATATTAAG AATGATCCAGACAAGGAATATAACATGCCAAAAGATGGAACAGTTCACGAACTTACCAGCAAT GCCATCCTTTTCCTACAGCAATTGTTGGATTTCCAGGAGACGGCGGGTGCCATGTTGGCATCGCAAG agacCAGCTCTTCAGCTAGTAGCTACAGTTCGGAGTTCAGCAGGCGGCTGCTGAGCACCTACATCT GCAAAGTGCTGGGCAACTTGCAGCTTAACCTTCTTAGTAAATCCAAGGTTTATGAAGACCCAGCTTTGAGTGCCATTTTTCTGCACAACAACTACAACTACATTCTGAAATCTCTGGAAAA gtCTGAGCTGATCCAGTTGGTAGCCGTGACACAGAAGACAGCTGAGAGGTCTTACCGGGAGCTCATTGAACAGCAGATCCAGACCTACCAGCGCAG CTGGTTGAAGGTGACAGATTATATCTTGGAGAGAAACCTACCCGTCTTTCAACCAGGAGTGAAG CTCAAAGATAAGGAGAGGCAGATGATAAAGGAGCGCTTTAAG GGTTTTAATGACGGGCTGGAGGAGCTATGTAAGATCCAGAAGGCATGGGCAATCCCAGACATGGAGCAACGGGACAAAATCCGCCGGGCACAGAAAACCATTGTGAGAGAGACCTATGGTGCCTTCTTGAACAG ATACAGCAATGTCCCCTTCACCAAGAACCCTGAGAAGTACATCAAATACCAGGTCGACCAGGTGGGGGAGATGATCGAGAAGCTGTTTGACACATCGGCGTAA
- the EXOC7 gene encoding exocyst complex component 7 isoform X5 — MIPTEEVSVRRREIEDKLKQEEETLSFIKESLEKSDQLTKNMVSILSSFESRLMKLENSIIPVHKQTENLQRLQENVEKTLSCLDHVISYYHVAKDTEKIIKEGPTGRLEEYLNCMDKIQKAVEYFQDNNPDSPELNRVKSLFERGKESLESEFRSLMTRHTKPVPPVLILDLISGEDEMETQEEMPLEHLPESVLHDIIRISGWLVENGRNQDFMTVYFQIRSVQLDRSIKGLKDHFRKNSSSTGVPYSPAIQNKRKDTPTKKPIKRPGHEHDLRVKHLSDTLSDKHGPAAGRDDVFDIEIDAYIHCVSAFVKLAQSEYQLLTEIVPEHHQKKTFDSLIQESLDNLIMEGDNIVSAARKAIIRHDYSAVLTIFPILKHLKQMKPEFDQVLQGTAAGTKNKLPGLITSMETTGAKALEEFADNIKNDPDKEYNMPKDGTVHELTSNAILFLQQLLDFQETAGAMLASQETSSSASSYSSEFSRRLLSTYICKVLGNLQLNLLSKSKVYEDPALSAIFLHNNYNYILKSLEKSELIQLVAVTQKTAERSYRELIEQQIQTYQRSWLKVTDYILERNLPVFQPGVKLKDKERQMIKERFKGFNDGLEELCKIQKAWAIPDMEQRDKIRRAQKTIVRETYGAFLNRYSNVPFTKNPEKYIKYQVDQVGEMIEKLFDTSA; from the exons ATGATCCCCACCGAGGAGGTGTCGGTCCGTAGGAGGGAGATCGAGGACAAGCTCAAGCAG GAAGAAGAAACTCTGTCCTTTATCAAAGAGAGTCTTGAAAAGAGTGACCAGCTTACAAAGAACATG GTTTCTATCCTCTCCTCCTTTGAAAGTCGCTTGATGAAGCTGGAGAACTCGATCATCCCTGTCCATAAACAGACAGAGAACCTGCAGCGCTTGCAGGAGAATGTGGAGAAGACCCTGTCCTGCTTGGATCATGTCATCAGTTACTACCATGTGGCTAAGGACACAGAGAAGATCATAAAGGAAGG cccCACTGGGAGGCTAGAGGAATACTTGAATTGCATGGACAAAATCCAGAAGGCGGTGGAATACTTCCAGGACAACAATCCAGACAGCCCAGAGCTGAACCGTGTG AAATCCCTCTTCGAGAGGGGCAAGGAGTCCCTGGAATCAGAGTTCCGCAGCTTGATGACACGACACACCAAGCCAGTCCCACCCGTCCTCATCCTGGACCTGATCAGCGGGGAAGATGAAATGGAGACGCAGGAGGAGATGCCTCTGGAGCACCTCCCGGAGAGTGTCCTGCACGATATCATCCGCATTTCTGGCTGGCTGGTGGAAAATGGCAGGAATCAAG ATTTCATGACCGTTTACTTCCAAATCCGATCTGTCCAGCTTGACCGCTCCATCAAGGGGCTGAAAGACCATTTCCGTAAGAACAGCTCTTCCACAGGGGTGCCGTATTCCCCTGCCATTCAGAACAAAAGGAAGGACACCCCCACCAAAAAGCCAATCAAGAGACCGG GTCATGAGCATGATTTACGAGTTAAACACCTTTCCGATACCCTGAGCGACAAGCATGGGCCGGCTGCTG GGAGGGATGACGTCTTCGACATCGAGATTGATGCATACATTCACTGCGTTAGTGCCTTTGTCAAACTGGCCCAGAGTGAATACCAGCTCCTGACAGAAATCGTCCCGGAGCACCACCAGAAGAAGACCTTTGATTCTCTCATCCAG GAGTCATTAGACAACTTGATCATGGAGGGGGATAACATTGTCTCAGCTGCCCGGAAAGCCATCATTCGACACGACTATTCAGCTGTGCTCACAATCTTCCCCATCCTTAAGCATCTCAAGCAGATGAAGCCAGAATTTGACCAGGTCTTGCAG GGAACTGCAGCAGGCACTAAGAACAAACTGCCAGGGCTGATCACTTCCATGGAGACCACTGGTGCGAAGGCACTTGAAGAGTTTGCAGACAATATTAAG AATGATCCAGACAAGGAATATAACATGCCAAAAGATGGAACAGTTCACGAACTTACCAGCAAT GCCATCCTTTTCCTACAGCAATTGTTGGATTTCCAGGAGACGGCGGGTGCCATGTTGGCATCGCAAG agacCAGCTCTTCAGCTAGTAGCTACAGTTCGGAGTTCAGCAGGCGGCTGCTGAGCACCTACATCT GCAAAGTGCTGGGCAACTTGCAGCTTAACCTTCTTAGTAAATCCAAGGTTTATGAAGACCCAGCTTTGAGTGCCATTTTTCTGCACAACAACTACAACTACATTCTGAAATCTCTGGAAAA gtCTGAGCTGATCCAGTTGGTAGCCGTGACACAGAAGACAGCTGAGAGGTCTTACCGGGAGCTCATTGAACAGCAGATCCAGACCTACCAGCGCAG CTGGTTGAAGGTGACAGATTATATCTTGGAGAGAAACCTACCCGTCTTTCAACCAGGAGTGAAG CTCAAAGATAAGGAGAGGCAGATGATAAAGGAGCGCTTTAAG GGTTTTAATGACGGGCTGGAGGAGCTATGTAAGATCCAGAAGGCATGGGCAATCCCAGACATGGAGCAACGGGACAAAATCCGCCGGGCACAGAAAACCATTGTGAGAGAGACCTATGGTGCCTTCTTGAACAG ATACAGCAATGTCCCCTTCACCAAGAACCCTGAGAAGTACATCAAATACCAGGTCGACCAGGTGGGGGAGATGATCGAGAAGCTGTTTGACACATCGGCGTAA